The following are encoded together in the Candidatus Methylomirabilis oxygeniifera genome:
- a CDS encoding protein of unknown function (Evidence 5 : No homology to any previously reported sequences) — METMVIVLLLCYKYYGT, encoded by the coding sequence ATGGAAACTATGGTGATTGTACTGCTTTTATGCTACAAGTACTACGGTACATAA
- a CDS encoding protein of unknown function (Evidence 5 : No homology to any previously reported sequences), translating to MAKRTKLQIGVETVDGIDLDFRTLREEWNEYETEDGTRVRVKLVVSGIIRTDRYDHQTDQPIYVVQSGNIVVTKALDELKEELRRRQPG from the coding sequence ATGGCGAAGCGCACCAAGCTCCAAATTGGTGTTGAGACTGTTGATGGGATCGATCTCGATTTCCGGACGCTGCGCGAGGAGTGGAACGAGTATGAGACGGAAGACGGTACCCGGGTTCGAGTGAAGCTTGTTGTAAGCGGCATCATCAGGACCGATCGATACGATCACCAGACAGACCAACCGATCTATGTGGTCCAATCCGGAAACATCGTCGTAACCAAAGCGCTGGACGAACTGAAAGAAGAGCTGCGCCGGCGGCAACCCGGTTAA